The genome window cgGTAGCTTTTTTGAACAGTCTGAAAACCTTGGAttgtgttaattttaaaaagttccttgAGATTCTGACATctggctaggtacagtggctcatacctataatcctagcactttgggaggccaaggcgagcagatcacttgagctcaggagttcaagaccagactgggcaacatgacaagaccccgtctctaccaaaaatacaaaaaagcaaaaaaaaaaaaaaaaaaaaaaaaaaaaaactgccaggcTTGGTGTTGTgggcctgtgatcccaactacttgggaggctgagacacgagaatcacttgaatccaggaggcagaggttgcagtgagctgaaattgcgccactgcactccagcttgggctacagactgagactcttgtctcaacaTTCTAGGAGTTGATAGAGCATGAATACCTCTGGCCTTGAAGCTGGATCAGAAATTCATTACCTAGCATAAAGTTATTGTAACATGCATCTGAGGGCCATTAGGGAGATGGTCTACCTACTGGGTAGGTTGAAAGAACTGCTTTCTCTGAAAAGCAGAAACAAGTATTAGGTGTTTAcattgagggggaaaaaaacatctTCGACCAACATACTTTAAACAGGTTTGTGGGTAAGCTAATAGGAACAGGGTAAAAAGTGACCACGAGTTGCCAGTAAAAGCTTTTTGGTTAAGATGTGGGCTCTGGGGAACAGACAGACTTGTCCTTAGGTAGCTCCTCAGGGGCAGTGTTATGGTGGTAGGTGGACTGGGTTTTCATGTTCCCACGTAGAATACTTAAATTGCAGTCCACCATTGTTTAGGTAAACTAAGTCAAGAGTAGCCCAAATCATTGTTCTTCCTGGATGTTCCACAGAGGGTGAAGCCAGAAGAGGAAGTGCTGGGGTCAGGGAGCAAAAACACTTAAGTTGTAACTGAGACAAAGATCCTAAGATAAGTTTGACAAGTTAGGAGAATTAAGCCCCTCTGGAAGCAGCAAATCCTGTGGTGAAGAACCTAAACTACTCCTATCCtttaaaagtcacattctgaTTTCTGTGGACATACTGATCAGACTCAGCAGCAGTAGCATGCATTTCCCCAAGCTGTAGAAGCTTGCTGTGTGACTGACTTCTCTGGGCCTTGTTTGTGCAGCTGTGTCCGTGATGGCAGCAGATACTCTTGGGAAACATTGGGAAAAAGGAATAGCAAAAACAATAGAAGGTTTCCTTAGGCTGGGGTCTTGATGCAGCTCTTAATCATTACATTTTTGGTAGCTTCTTAAATTAATATTGAAAACAACAGTAATTTATCAAAcccaggtactgtgctaaatgCCTTTATATGCATTTTTGGTTGAGGTTGTTAGAATCTTTAACAAGTGGAGAAAAAGTCTCAGATTAAGCAATTTTCCTagggtcacagagctagtaagtgcATAGTCAGGACTTGTACCCTGATGgtgtgtctgactccaaagcaaCTCTCCTGCCCTCAAAGCTCTAGTTCTCCATACACAAAAGTCTAGTGTTTGAATGTTTAAGTTCAGACATGAGGTGGAGACAGATTCCGTGTTTGTCTTTCCTCATTTCTACCTGCTTTGCCTCAGAGAGCTCCTCAACTCTAACCCGCTTTCATGAATATGAATTACAAGGTGGCAGGGAACTAACAAGTATTGAATGGCTCCTCAATTCAAAGCACCATGCCAGGTTTTTTACAACAAACattattaaataagttaatgtttTGTAATGTTTTTTAAACAGCCCCCGGCACCTAGCAGGTGCTACAAAAGTATGGAATGAACAAAGACTAAGACACTTTAACAGCAACTTGTAAGGGCTCTAATGGCAGATTGCTATTATTGATATCCTGGTTCTGTCACTTAACAGTGTGACTTGAGCAAGTCATATAATGTCTAtgagcttattttttaaatgaggataacACTTGTACCTACATCAGTGagctgttttgaggattaaatgagagaagtGTTTAGAACAATTCttggcatgtagtaagtgctcTGTGTATGTTTGCTATTGCCGATAGTCTTCACCAAAATCCCTGTGAGGTAgtaaatatttcatagttttataGATATGCCTCATATCTCCTAATTGGTAAAGGCAGGATTTGAATCTAGACCTCTGAGACTCATCAGTGCTTTTTCCATTAAAACTATCTTCAGCAGGCAGCTTTCCATAAACCTTCCTGCCCTTGCCccatggcacacacacacacgtacttgGAAAAACATCTTCTCTAACTAGGCATTTATAACCATTCATTCAACCTTATGGATAAAAACCTACCTTTGTTTctcatttattgcagcactcatGGTTCACTCCCTGGCCTAGGACTGATGGgaataaaagaggaagaagaaagcacCATCTCAGGCCTGTGATCGTGAGTCGGCCTGCCATGTTTTCATGTGCCATTTCTTACCCCTTGCAGGCAATGGCAAAGAATGTGGTCAGGCTGTAGTCTCTCCAACCAGCAGACAGCTTTTGTAGAAACTTGGTGTAGCAGCTAAAAGAGTTTAATTTGTTTATATGGCATGTATAAGTTTTCAATAAATGCCTAAAGTTCAAGCATAGTATGGGGGTGTCCACAGATTGTTTCTTTGTGTCATTGAGTTTATGTGCATAGGCGTGGTAGCAGGTACTCACTCCATGTAGCACCCCTATTACGTGGTATATTCTGATAAGGAAACCAAGAGGACTCCTTCTCTGCAGAAAACCAGCCAATTAGGCAATTTGTCAAAGTTGTAATGTCTGTGAAGCAAATTTCTTTAAACTGTTTTCTTATTGACAGCTCTTATAAAATTGAAGGGCAATGATAGGCTGAACTGAAAAATCTGGCAAGTCCACCAGGCAGTGGAGTGGaagattcttttagtttttttaagcAGCCCTGGAAACCCCTTCCATTCCACGTTTAGGAATCCTTCCCTTCAGAACATGACTGCAGTGCCACCCTTCACCAGTAGGTGCCTCCATCACACCATCTCTCCCCCTAGGAACTGGAAACTTGAAATTGAGTAAAAGCCGTTTTAATCAACTCTCAAACTGGTAACAATCTGTGTTGGAAAGGACATGGGGCATAGGCACCCAATTCCAAAACTAGTAGAGATATTAACTGCCCTCCAGAAAAGATGAACCTGGCATACAGTATGTATCGTACCCAAAAACCTCGTAAATTGCTCCATACACTGAGACCCTGTAATTCTATAGCATTGTCCTAGGGTACTAGGATTGTTACACAAAAACATGTAATGAAGGAGATATCACAGGGTTATTACAATGGAGTTCTAGGTAGCCAGttctaaagtgtgtgtgtgtgtgagagagtaaATAAAATCTTCAGTGAAAGAGATCTTCAAGAAGAGGCAGTAGACCTCTAGATCCAGAATGCTTGACTTTGAATCCCAGCTTTTTAAATcattagctgtgtgaacttgaatAAATTACTTAACATTTCTGTGTCTGGAATAATGGTATGTATCCCAGAGGATTACAGATTTCACAGTACCGTATATTATTTGTTGTATGAAGTCTGGAGGGATACAGAATAGCATGTAGTTTGAGTCCACttttgtagaagaaaatatacaaagttaTACATAGGCTTCTAACAAAACCTGCAAAGCTATatgccaaaatgttaacagtatttATCTATGGCTAGTGGCATTGACAAATTAGGTTTTAACAAATGCTTTTCTGTTGTAGactcgattttttttttaaacattcaacATACATTGCTTTTATAATTGGAAAATAATTCTTAACAGCTGCTgtcaggagaagaaaagaagaaaagaagaaaaaaagataattctaCTTAAAATTAACTCTTAGGGTTGGGCAGTTGGAGCAGTGTTTCCTGTAAATGTAGTTTCATAAGATCTGGTCCTATATGAAAGTTTAAATGTAGCTTCTGTAAGATCCTATATGGAACCAGAACTGAAGAGCTTGACTTGGGGTCAGACACTGCAACTTGATTCAAGTCCCTTCATCAGGAGAAAAGTTCCCTAGGTGAAATGCCAACTTCTGCTGCAAGGCCCTGAGAACTTGAAACTGACAAGTGTTGCTGGGTTCCTTCCTGCCCAGCTGAGCTCCAAAGCTGTGAGAGCTTAGCTGCTGTTTACCTCTTGAGGCTGAAGTCTTGAGAGACAAATTAAGTGCCTGCCTTAAATATGAACAGGCCTGGGTTGGAGCTTCACCTCCCACACACACCTGAGTATtttggggcaagttacttaacctcattTGAGGCTATTTCCACAGCtgtataaaatgaggaaataactACTTTTGATTATTGAGACATTTGTGGAAAATGACACAGTGATGCACTATGTGTGAATTattttccctctctgggcctgtttcctcacctttaaaatgGGGGAAATTAGTACTTCATAAGCTTATGAGGATTAAACTAGGAAAAGTCAAGATTGAGTGCTGAATAAATGACATACTATTTTACTAAGGATCATCTCCCTGTACCAAGAGCACTCCACTTGCTCCCAATAATAGCCAAGGCCATCTTTTTCTTAGGAGAAAGGGTAGGGCTGGAGGTTCCCCCAGGGATCCAACTCCAGAACTCTGCAGAGATGGGCCTGCACTACAAGGCCTCTGAGACTTCAGTCTGCACACTCTGTTCTTTCGCCTGATACTCCACCTTTTGGAAGCCAAAGCTGCCAACTTGGCCTCTTGCAAAACACACATTCCATTCATAAGTGCGTTTGTGCATTTTTCCTCCCACACCCTTCTAGGCAGCCAGTGCAGAGCTGCCAAGGCAGCTGCTGGAGAAGCAGCTTCTTATGGGGGAAAAGCAACTCCAAGGGCTTTTACAGAACTCATGGTTTAGGCTTTGAACACATTACTCCCATTTTCTGGTCTCCTTGCCCATAGTGGGgttgttcatttccttttgctCCCCTTTCTGTAAATAACCTCTTCCCTATTATAAAGGAAACCTattaatgaaaaattgaaaaatacagaaaaatttaaatcacaaCTGATCCCACCATCAATGGTCAATGACTGCCAGTATTTTATAATCGATCAACTTTTTCCATGATGATAGAAATTCTATTATTCAAAAGCAGAGTATAATATTCTAGCATTGATGTATGCCGTAATTTCTAAAGCAGTCCCTTTTGTTGACGTTGAAGTTGTTTCCAAATGATGCTGCCGGTGATATCCTTGCACATACATCCTTGGAGATGTTTTAGGAAGAAATCTCACATGCTTTTAACCCCAGAAAGGCTTTTACTGTTTACTAGCATAGATTTGCTTCAAATTTTTGCCAATATAAGTTTTTCATTGTATATTTAATTCTacttatttgaataccctttagaTTAGCATCCTGCTTTTTTCCCCAGAAGCtttttggtaaattatttttcctaagtgagttgttcatatcctttgccattTTTCTGTTGGGAAGCCAGGTCCTTTTCCATACTGAATTAAGAGCACCTTATGGATTCACTATAGTGTCCATTTATAAACTATTACAAAattttagtttgctttttaaGGTACATCATTTTATGTTTAgtcttttgtgatttcttctaTTTGATTTTATGCTTAGAAAGCCCTGACTGATCTCTGGATCCAATGACAAGTTTATATATTTCTAATGATTTAATGTCTATACTGCATAGCCTTATTtttcttggaatttattttggcATGTAATAACTTACTCCCAAATATTTAGATCATTTTACCCAATTATCTAGCTTTACTTACCCAATAAAGGACGAGGCTCCTTTATCATATAAGTCCACGTGTATACTAGGGCCAGTATTCATGTTTTCTGCTGTCTTGTCATGTAGTAGTACCACTCTATTGTATAGCTCTATAATGTACTAGCAGTTTTAGCAGCACCACCCCAGATAAGCACAGGGCCCAGAGTACCCATCAGCATGGATTACAAAACACTGTAGTTAAGATGCTTTGCTACTGACTGCACTGGTGCTGCTACATTCCACCAGGACTTTTTCAGCACCCCTGAGTCAAGAGATGGGATAAGGGTCAGAACACTGGACAGAAGATTAAACTCAGGTAGGAGCCttgtatttttaagacagggcaTCCTCAGAAGTTGgcataaaggaaaggaaatggagagGTTAGGCAAGCTCCCTAATCTTATCAGGCAGACTAACCCTTTTTGACCTACATCAAAACTGAGAGCTAGAAGGATGACTTCCAGAGCCAATCCAGCCATGTGCTTCAGCAACTGGATTTGAAAGGAGGGAAGAAGCCAGTGTTGCAACTTTCATACTCCTCAGACCCTGAGCACTACCTTCAGTGCACCTTTCTTGCTAGAAAGCATTCCATGTGCAGTTAAGCTCATCTGGTAACTAAGTGAAGTTGTTTGCCCATCATCTAATTGAAAATTGGATTTTAGCTGTAATCTTATACAGCACTTTGAATAGCCCAGGCTCTATACAAGCCCCCAAATCAGTATCCTTCCACTTTATTCCCCAAACCTGTTTGTAAGGCTCTGGCTGGGCTCTGTAATGCAGAAGTGCCAAAGCACAGAAGAAACAAGCCTACGAGCCAACTGGGGAATGCTTTAGAGGCATACTTTTTAAGTGAGGAAAACATCACCCCTTAGATTGCCTTCCAGCCCCCACCTGGTCCTGTCCTCAGTaatgacagaggaagagaaagagttcCAGTtcattgaggaatctcagaaacCTCTCCCTAATCAGAGAATGTAGACATGACTTCCAGAGCCTTTgcaactgaaaagaaaaagtacaccTACTCCCACCaccatacttatttatttttacaaaataccaACATGAGGCTGGGAATCTTTGGGGAGGCCATCAGGGAGGGCCTCCATGAAAGAAATGTGTAAGATGGCCACTCAAGAGCTTTCCTGAATGTAAACAAGTAGGCAGAAAATACAATGGAAGGAAGCTAAGGGTCGTAAGTGGTCTAATCATCATACATCTAGAGTGTTAAAAGGCAGATGGGAATCCCAGGGATCCCGTTAGTCTGAGCTTCTTCCCCCATCCCCAATTTGGCACAGAGGGAAATTAACCCCCTAAGAGGGGCTGTGACTTGTTAAAGGTCATGTATGACCATGCCAACCCCCCTCTCTTATTCTCTGGTTTCCCTGCATTACTCACCTAACATTCCTTTGGACAACCTTAAAAGAGCTTGTAATGTTTGAGCACTTACATGTCATTGGGACTTTATCAAGACTTTTAAATCCTAGCACTCTGATGGAAGCAAGAGCCTTTTAATTTTGCAGATGAGTAAAAGGAAACTTAGAGGTTCActaacttgccaaaggtcacacagcagtgGCACTTGAGTTTAGGCCAGATACAGCTCGTTTCCTTTGCCTTAATCACTGCCATACTGTTAAATCTAGGGGTCGTACATTTAACACAGTGCTCAACTTCGCTTTTTATTCCTCGTGAGAATTCACATCAGTTGCTAAGGTAAGACTAGGCAGTGGCCCTGTGAAGACTTACTTGCTCTTTGCCTCTCAGCACTAAGACCCCCAAAAGCCACCCTATTAAGCTTGGTATGTGGGAGGTTAACACCCATGTTTGGAGTCTGAGGATCCTGTACTTATCTGGattgtttttcaaagaataaaaattgtcACTCAATATTATGTTGGTAGAAGCTCCCAGTGGGTAAATTTTGCCCCAGAATAAAGTcactgtttgttttgttgttttttttggtagaaatatcAATAATCAAgtaaacaaatttattaaatCCAACAGCAGATAACCGtccaaataaaaaacattaaaggaaaaaatgtagacATCAAAGACAAAAATGTGTGTAACAAGTCAATAAAAATACTCAAGGGGCCATTTGGAGAGTGCAACAGTGCAGAGAATACAAACAAAAGTATTAACTTTTGTCAAGTTTGTACAACCTCAACAAACAGACACACTGGTCACAAACCAAGAGGGATCCACAAAGGTGGAGGGTCACATGAGCAGTGGACTCATCACCTCAGCGGCTTAAGGCAGGGTATATCTGTGGGACCAATTCATCCAAGCCCCATTTGCCTATTGCTTCACATTCCCCCTTTAAAACCTAGAGTCATATTCATTAGTGCAACAGGTAAGAGCAATTAATCACAGACGGAGCTGGGGACCAGGGTCAGAGGGAAGACACTTCTCCCAGAGCAAATGTATGCGTGTCGGGGGAATGAAAAACCCCAGCAGCTGCTGAATGGCTTCCTTTGGCAATATCCAAGATTTGTGTTGAAAGGAGCAGGGAAGTTGGATGGGTGGCAGAAGTAGGTATCTATGAGATAGGCTGGGTTTCCAAGAAGAGAAGAATAGGGAGGACATGATGCCCAGCACCTGAATCAGAAGCAGAACCCAATCGTTATGCAAAGCTATTTGAACTATTTTGGCTTCTGCAACCAGTGCTCAAGAATCTATTTCGTCTTTCGAAAAGGGAGAAAATCCCTGCTGATCTTCACCAACATGCAGTCCCAGTCCAGTTTAAACTGGATATGCAATTACAGCTTGTCATAGGAATAAACTCTGAAGGGGGGTGGATGGGAACCTTTATATGATCTGAAAACACACTGTGGAGTAAGAGGAGGATCAATGTTGCATTTCGTCAATGAGTCCCAATTAACACAATTCAACAACCTTCATAGTTCTTTCAGTCATTTAAACAAGATACTGCTGGAGTCCTCCTCCAAGGAAGACCCATCATTTACCAAGATGTTCAAGTCCCCCAAGGAAGACCTTTGTCAGTTACCAAGATGCTCAAGTCATAGCTAACCaaacatgagaaagaagaaaaatagcaaagCAGTCAAGTAAAAGGCAACAAAAACCTAGCAGCAGCTTTCTTCCATGCCTTAACCTTGTCATTGCATAACTGAGTCTACCTTTTGGGCTTCACTGCACTGAAGACCTCATTTGGAATCTGGCAAACCAAACACTCCTAAATATATAGGTTGGTGTAagagtaattgtggtttttgccatacTTAATGGCAAAAACATACATAAAGTATGGCAAAAATTTACTTTTGCACCGACCCAACAGATCTGTTTTGGTTTGTAAACTTTTAGACAAGTTCTTATCCCAGTAACTTCCCACCACTGTTCAATACAATTTGGCATAGTATGTAGTACATGAGGCCATCAAGTGTACTATGGGGTTCCACACCCTGCAGCCTCCAGCATTCGGCACCAGCCCCTGGAGACCAGTACTGCTTCAAAGACTAATACTGTGTGGCTTaatcctttctccctttccaaaAAGACTAGTTTGTGCCTTCCTTGGGGAAGTTTAATACTAAAAACACTGCCTTGTATGTTTTCAATTGTTATTttcctgggcccaggagtttggtTAAAATTTAGATCTTAACCCAGCTCTAGATTCATCTTCCCTTATCAGAGGGGCAGACATGGGTTCCTGGACCCAACTCACATAGGTAGGCAGCACTTCAGCTGCTGAGACGACGAGCTGAAGCATAGCAAAGCCCCTTACAGGAGGTAGGGTTAAGAACGATACATTGAGATTTGGCAAAGATGGGGGAAAGAGCAATTCCATGATGCAGCACGTCATCTCACACCATCTTTCTAATAAATTGCTAAAGGAACATCACAAAAGCTTACAAAGCCATTTGTCAAAACTGAGTTGTTTCTTATTTCCCAACACACAGTTTGTTGTCATCCTCAGATATTGCCAATTTCCAAAGTGGCATCCACATCCTGCCCCTCTCCACATCACCCTGATGTTCTATTGCTAAGCAAGGAGTGTACTGGCTTACCTAAGGGGCATACATTCAGCCTCTTACACAGACTTACCACTCATTAAGTGGCAAACCTATTTCTAGGTTGAAAGGAACAAGGCTTTTCATTTCCCAGAAGTATAACTTCAAACCCTACACACACCTCACCTTGGATCCCTCTGCAGAAAAACTGCATTTCTTGTGGTCATGAAAGAGTCAAGCATTGGCCCAGAGTGACTGCAGAAGCTTGAAATCTTTGCTGGGCATCAAATACTCAAACTTGGAAGGAACTTGTAAGTCCCTCCCTGACTGCTCCCTTTTCTGGCTTCTCATTTGCAAATGGATCAATATAaccaaaaaataactaaatggcTTTTTTGGTGGGGGATGAGGAGTCTaaatagttaatttaaaaaacaacaaaatccacCCACTCTAGTACACCTAATGCACGGAATGTCTTCTTAAAGGGTGGGGAAGGAACCTAGTTTCTCTACTCAGGGTCCTGGGCTGCCTCCCTCTTTTGCGCACCTCTCTCTCAATACACCCTGATCTGGGATGGAAAGGGCCTTACCTGGCCAAGTGCAGCCTGCCTTTTCCCTCAGTCAACCACTACCCAATCCAGAACCGAGGAAAATGAGTTGCAAATGGCTTAATGAAACAGCAGTCTTTTTAAAACCTCAGTCTGGGTACCCAGCTACAGCTGATCCCACAGAACCTGCTGGGACCCCTGGAGACTTAACTCCAGAGCTTTATTTAGCTAGAACAGAAGCCAGGCATCTGGCCCAAGACCCCCTCCAGCTTTCTAGCAGTACTATATCGTGAATGATCTTAAAGTTTCCCATTTGCCCCtctgaaggaggaactgtcagctttaggattaaaaaaaaaaaaaaaaaattccaagtatGTTCCTTATGGTCAatatcaattttagaaaaatattgacTGCCAAAACTATTTAATAACCCTTAAGCTGGGAGCCCAGAGCTATAAGGCTGCTCACAATGGAACTCAAAACATGCAATTCCTGCCCAGGCTGAGAAACATACCTGGGACACAGCAGGGTATTAGGTTAGGGGAAAAACCTCCAAATGTTTAATAGACAAAGTCTCATTACCTCAagagtataaatatttttataagtttttatttaaaagattccCTTTTTAATCTGTTCCAAAGTGTTGGCAGCTGAACTATACAAGTTCCTGCCACTCATCCTTCCAGTACAGTTTTCTGAGGACAtactttttaaatgggaaaataacAGGAGGACCCTCTAACTGAAACCAGGTAGGACCAGAGTCAGTTCCTCAGGCCCCTGAGGCAGTCTGGCCAAAGCTGGCCTTATGGAGCGAGCGCGTGAAGAAGTCTGGGGAACCAGGCCCTCCCTCTTGTTAGGAAAGGGCTGAGCAAAACTCATGTTCTCTTTAGTGAAAATGGTCCAAATTCAGATCCAAAAGCCTCCATTATGGCATTCCCTGGCACTCTTCTTATACTTTATACATTGAAGGCAGCTCCCTCTTTTATGGCCAGTATAAGCaggcaaagaaacaaaggaatatagatacatatatgtgtatatatatatattttatataggtaaaatatatacatattttatatatgtatatatacatatttgggggtagggaaaggagaggagggtcATGTAAACCTAAACAGTCATCACATTACCCCAAATGAGCCTGACTTtaacaaaaagataataaataactCCTGGGGGTTAAGTGACAACATGGGTGCAGCAAGAAGGGAAAGGGCACAAATTTAACTATTAAATACACTTTGATATTTGTTTGGCAGAGTTCAGGCCAACCCCAGGCTTCTGCCCTTGCCAGACAAGTAAGCTGatgatattcaaagaaaaaaataaaaatatttaacaaaaaaattcaagCAGAGCTCCATACCACAGTTTTCCTTCAAGTCAGTTGGCCGGCAGGCAGTTTCCCGACCACCAGGAACAGAGACTTTGGCTCCAaggtaaatgaaacaaacaaacaaaaaaaagtatttccactTACAACATGAAAATCCAGAAACTTCATCAAAGAAAGGAAACTATCAAAGAAGTCTACTTCCAGCAAAACTGAGGTAGCACTGCTTTCTCTGCTGCATTCAATGCTTAAGTGGTTCTCAGTACAACATGTTCTTAAAAAATGCTCACTTGACTGACAGGTGCAGCATGTTGATGGAAAAACTCAACATGAAATGCAATAGGTCAAAGAAGGAATGAGCAAGAAGTGAGGGAAATCAGGGTTCTGGATAAATTAGCTTAAAAGGGGGTTGTCACCAGACTACACATGCTCTTGGCTGGCCTTGGCTCTCCAAGAGCTCTAAATCGCCTGGGAATTAATGCAATGTGGTTAACAGTTAACACTGCTATTCAAATCTgtgtaaatctttaaaaataattattacaacCTAAATTCAACCATGTAAACAGCACTACACACAGTACAGACCTGCCCTGAAAAACAATATGCAAAACTGAGATCTGGCACTGCATCATTTTGTAATGTTAATTCAACCTAACAGTCCCATCCCCCTCCCTGCTCTATGCCCTCCCCtagtggaaaaacaaaacaaaacaaaacaaaaaaacaaaaaaaacacctaatTTGTGCAAGAAATGGCAGGCTTATCCTATCTGAAGGCttcaaaaaaagatacacaacatGTAACCAGGTTCAAATATTCTGGGAGATCCCctcaaaaaggaaataaccaaaataaccaaaaaaatgaagaaagtgccTAAAACATGATACAGCATTTTAGAGCCCTTTCAGATACAAGGCAGAGAAAGGTGTAAAGTAGAAAATATCCGGATCTTCAGTAATTTCCAAAATGGTCCAATTCCTCTGTTGGCTGCAGGGCAGCTGGCAGATCCTTGCTGCTGCTCCTGGGACAGAGCCATTAAGTCTGCTCCTCGGGACACAAGCCCTCGGGCCCTGAGCTGAGTgcacctctcccttccccttctcttttccttcgcTCCATTTCCCACTCCACAAAGGTGTCAAAGAGACTTGGCCAGGCCTCATCTTCACTGTAGTTGCTGAGGTCAGGGCCAATCACCTGAGTGAAGTTAAGAAACATGTTCCAAGTGTCCCGGGAGATGCCCTTGATCCCCGAGGGGTTCTCTGTTAGGAAGTTTAGCCATTGGTCCAATACCGGAGGATTGTTCTGGGTAAAGACTAGTTTCCACAGGGCAATGGCTATTTCCCGATGCAGTGACCGCTGCCCTTCTTCAGAGTCCAGGCCAAACTGAAATGTAAACCGGTAGAGATCCTTGAATTTATCCTCTTGTTTGGCTTCTGTTAAGAGGCTAGGGAACCGTGCACAGATTCCGTCAATGCTGTCTGCACTTATTGCTTTGCAGCCATCAAAAAACTCCTTCCTgcaacagaaaggaaaaggacaattaataattataaactGTATTATTTACAGGCAATATACATAGTGATTAAGAGCAGGGCTTTCAGGCCAGATGGTCTGGATTTGAATTCTAACTCCTTCAACTAATTAGTCCTATTTCCTTATTTGTCAAATGGTAAAAATAACACCTTACTTCAAAGGATTTTGGTGAGGACTAAACAAATTACTATTCTGCTtctaacagtgcctggcacacagttggCAGCTGATAatggttcatttattcattcattcatcttccCAAAGCTAAACTCAAGTCTCCTACTCCCTGCCCTGTTTCCCGC of Rhinopithecus roxellana isolate Shanxi Qingling chromosome 20, ASM756505v1, whole genome shotgun sequence contains these proteins:
- the DCUN1D3 gene encoding DCN1-like protein 3; translation: MGQCVTKCKNPSSTLGSKNGDRDPSNKSHSRRGAGHREEQVPPCGKPGGDILVNGTKKAEGATEACQLPTSSGDAGRESKSNAEESSLQRLEELFRRYKDEREDAILEEGMERFCNDLCVDPTEFRVLLLAWKFQAATMCKFTRKEFFDGCKAISADSIDGICARFPSLLTEAKQEDKFKDLYRFTFQFGLDSEEGQRSLHREIAIALWKLVFTQNNPPVLDQWLNFLTENPSGIKGISRDTWNMFLNFTQVIGPDLSNYSEDEAWPSLFDTFVEWEMERRKREGEGRGALSSGPEGLCPEEQT